One stretch of Rhea pennata isolate bPtePen1 chromosome 23, bPtePen1.pri, whole genome shotgun sequence DNA includes these proteins:
- the KHDRBS1 gene encoding KH domain-containing, RNA-binding, signal transduction-associated protein 1, which yields MQRRDDPAARLGRGPGPGGARQGAPPQRRPPRGGGGGGGGGGGGGGGGRGAAAGAQPPPLLPPSATAAAASASQAAAPTPLLPGASVKMEPENKYLPELMAEKDSLDPSFTHAMQLLTAEIEKIQKGETTKKDEEENYLDLFSHKNMKLKERVLIPVKQYPKFNFVGKILGPQGNTIKRLQEETGAKISVLGKGSMRDKAKEEELRKGGDPKYAHLNMDLHVFIEVFGPPCEAYALMAHAMEEVKKFLVPDMMDDICQEQFLELSYLNGVPEPTRGRGVPVRGRGAAPPPPPPVPRGRGVGPPPPPPPPPRGALVRGAPVRGAIARGAAVARGVPPPPAVRGAPAPRARAAGIQRIPLPPPPAPETYEEYGYDDAYADQSYEGYEGYYSQGQGDTEYYDYGHGEAQETYEAYGQDDWNGTRPSLKAPPARPVKGAYREHPYGRY from the exons aTGCAGCGCCGCGACGACCCCGCCGCCCGCctgggccgggggccgggccccggcggaGCCCGGCAAGGGGCGCccccgcagcggcggccgccccgcggaggaggaggaggcggcggcggcggcggcgggggaggaggaggaggccggggggccgccgccggggcgcagccgccgccgctcctGCCGCCCAGCGCCacggcggccgccgcctcggccTCGCAGGCCGCCGCCCCCACCCCGCTGCTGCCCGGCGCCTCCGTCAAGATGGAGCCCGAGAACAAATACCTGCCCGAGCTGATGGCCGAGAAGGACAGCCTCGACCCGTCCTTCACGCACGCCATGCAGCTCCTCACGGCAG AAATTGAAAAAATTCAGAAGGGTGAAACAACAAAGAAGGATGAGGAAGAGAACTACCTGGATTTGTTTTCCCACAAGAATATGAAACTGAAAGAACGAGTTCTGATACCTGTCAAACAGTACCCCAAG ttCAACTTTGTTGGGAAGATTTTAGGACCTCAAGGCAACACCATCAAGAGACTTCAGGAAGAAACTGGCGCTAAGATATCTGTGCTTGGGAAGGGCTCAATGCGAGATAAAGCAAAG GAGGAAGAACTGCGTAAAGGTGGGGATCCTAAATATGCTCATCTAAATATGGATTTGCATGTCTTCATTGAAGTTTTTGGACCCCCATGTGAAGCTTATGCTCTAATGGCTCATGCCATGGAAGAAGTCAAGAAATTCCTTGTTCCA gaTATGATGGATGATATCTGTCAGGAGCAATTCTTGGAGCTCTCCTATCTGAATGGTGTGCCAGAGCCAACTCGTGGTCGAGGAGTCCCTGTGCGGGGAAGGGGAGCAGCTCCACCGCCACCTCCACCTGTTCCAAG ggGGCGTGGTGTtggtcctcctcctcctcctcctcctcctcctcgagGGGCCCTTGTGCGAGGAGCCCCAGTGCGGGGTGCCATTGCTAGAGGAGCTGCTGTAGCCCGTGGAGTACCTCCTCCCCCAGCAGTAAGGGGTGCTCCTGCACCAAGAGCGCGTGCAGCTGGCATTCAGAGAATAccgcttcctcctcctcccgcacCAGAAACCTATGAGGAATAT GGCTATGATGATGCCTATGCAGACCAGAGCTATGAGGGGTATGAAGGCTACTACAGCCAGGGCCAAGG GGACACAGAATACTATGATTATGGACATGGGGAGGCACAAGAAACCTATGAAGCTTATG GCCAAGATGACTGGAACGGAACGAGGCCCTCCCTGAAGGCCCCACCAGCTAGGCCAGTGAAGGGGGCTTACAGAGAGCACCCATACGGACGTTATTAA